A region from the Altererythrobacter sp. H2 genome encodes:
- a CDS encoding cyclase family protein, producing MPRFIDLSIPITNDVISDPEVMRPKVTYMNHESTWAQIAMFFPGLEQADLPDGEGWAVEFVELSTHNGTHMDAPWHYHSTTDSGATPAPSIDEAPLDRFFRPGVKLDFSHLPHGHVVSAQEVQQALEAIGYDLQPLDIVLIQSGAVYGTENFTDQGVGLGAEATLWLTERGIEVVGTDAWSWDAPFSHTAKRWAETRDPSIIWEGHKAGRIRPYYQIEKLTGLAALPPHGFTLSCFPVKIERASAGWIRAVALVED from the coding sequence ATGCCCCGCTTCATCGATCTGTCGATTCCGATCACCAACGACGTGATCTCCGACCCGGAGGTGATGCGGCCCAAGGTCACCTACATGAACCACGAAAGCACGTGGGCCCAGATCGCCATGTTCTTCCCCGGGCTGGAGCAGGCCGACCTGCCCGATGGCGAAGGCTGGGCCGTCGAATTCGTCGAACTGTCCACCCACAACGGCACCCACATGGACGCGCCGTGGCATTACCATTCGACCACGGATTCGGGCGCGACCCCTGCCCCCAGCATCGACGAAGCGCCACTCGACCGGTTCTTCCGCCCCGGCGTGAAGCTCGACTTCAGCCACCTGCCGCATGGCCACGTGGTCAGCGCACAGGAGGTTCAACAGGCGCTCGAAGCGATCGGATATGACCTGCAACCGCTCGACATCGTGCTGATCCAGTCGGGTGCAGTCTACGGTACGGAGAATTTCACCGACCAGGGCGTCGGCCTCGGTGCGGAAGCGACGCTGTGGCTGACGGAACGCGGCATCGAAGTGGTCGGCACCGATGCGTGGAGCTGGGATGCGCCGTTCAGCCACACCGCGAAGCGCTGGGCCGAGACGCGCGACCCTTCGATCATCTGGGAAGGCCACAAGGCCGGACGCATCCGCCCCTATTACCAGATCGAGAAACTGACGGGCCTCGCCGCCCTCCCCCCGCACGGATTCACTCTGAGCTGCTTCCCGGTGAAGATCGAACGCGCGAGCGCGGGCTGGATCAGGGCGGT